The window CCACatgtatcatcatcatctgctgCTAAGCCCAAACCCACCACCACTCGAAGACCACCGTGACAAACGAGCGCGTTTCAGTACTCTTTCGCCAGACTTACGTCATACTTCAGTAACCATCATGGCCGCCCCTGATCAACCCCCTCAACTTGCTGCAATTCAACAACCTCCTCCTCCTTCTCCCCCACCTGCTGCTGTGGTCCCGCCGCCGCCGGAGGGTGACGGAGAGGGCTATCATTCCAACCAGTCGTCGGGGTCCAGCAGCCGTATGGCTGTGGCTGCGGCCAATGGTGGAGATTCTTCAGCCTCTTCCGTCGCCGGTGGTGGTGCCTATGCGTCTGGGGGTTCCGACGTTGATGCtatctaattaaatatatattcaagcTAGCTAGTAGGCTGGCTAGATTGATATATAGATGTTATAGTTGCATGCTGTACGTGCTTATTGATATTCTTCTTTTGTTCCATTACTTTTCATCATCATGTGTACGTCATCATCTCAGCTAGCTAGCTTTCAATCAATCAACAcatgatatatattatgtatgtttaagTACGTACTATATATAGATGGAAGAGCTACCAATTATGTAATTCTTTTGCTCATCAAATGAAAAGACTTCCACTCTTTTAATTTGTAGTATTAATTACAACAGTGTAATTCTTTTTAATTACttgttgtttaattttaatccGTACGTATTAATTAAGCGTAAAGATTATATATTCTTCAAAAGTATACAAGTTTTTTTCTGGAAACCATATGacagtagtagtagtagtagttaattaacttttaactttaccCATAtctatatgaaattaaaatagataaaacaaaTGAGTAAACTGCATGTAGTAGTGTTcgaaaatacatatatagtgAACACCTCTTTTCAAATTACCATTCTTATATGTCTTCATGGGAAGACACAAGAGAAAAGAATATATCCATTTAAAGAAAAAGGCCAATTGATCGAGTCCAAACAAATTAAAGAGAGTCAACACAAAAGATATCGAGTATGAAGTGATTGATCAATCacacatagatatatataaaatacgaGTATTTTTACTAATAAGCTAAGAATAGGTATATCATATGCTGACAACTAAAGACAAACCGTATAATGAGttaattgattatatatgttcaaAAGATAACAGATAGATATCATTTGTTAATAACTAAGTAGTGAATTTCGTAaaccaattaataataaaagttagaCTTTAGGCTTAACCAAAATGTACATGTATGTTAAAGTGAACACTGGTATTTGTGATTCAAAACTGATAAACTTCATTAACGTCAAATAGCCTTATATAGGCAAAGTACAAGTCATGAAAGTAACTGTTCAAACTAGAAAATAGGAAAGACTTCAACTGACCTACAGAACCGGACTACCACTACTAGACTCATAAAGACTTATTCAAATGAACTTATTAGAAACATAAAAACGTGCTAAAACTTCCAACACCTCCACGTATGCTGACATGGACTTCATGACGTAGACTTCATGCAATGTGAATCTATTCCAACAATCCCTCCCTCAAACTAGAGTGAGGATCTTCACCTAGTTTGTCTTTAACAGAATACACTCCAAGTCTTTCCCTCATTGACACAAACTGATCACGTTTCAAAGGCTTAGTGAAAACATCTGCTATTTGATCACTAGAACCACAAT is drawn from Erigeron canadensis isolate Cc75 chromosome 9, C_canadensis_v1, whole genome shotgun sequence and contains these coding sequences:
- the LOC122583656 gene encoding ena/VASP-like protein; translated protein: MHLCHMYHHHLLLSPNPPPLEDHRDKRARFSTLSPDLRHTSVTIMAAPDQPPQLAAIQQPPPPSPPPAAVVPPPPEGDGEGYHSNQSSGSSSRMAVAAANGGDSSASSVAGGGAYASGGSDVDAI